AGGCAGGTGTGTTTTTTATGTTCTCAGGAACATCACTATCAAATTCCATATAGTTAACAAATATAGTTTTAAGTCTCTCAAGAAATTGTTCAGCTCCATTGGAATTGATTAAAGTTTTATAGAATTCGAAGTCTTCTTTAAGCCAATTTGAAACTTTTAAAAGAATAGGCTGTGGATTTTGAAAGAAACATTTATAATTAAACTCACCTAAAGATTCCAACATTTTTTCAATTACTTCATTTCCAATTTGGTCGGAAACCGCCTTTACATCTTGATAGTGTGCGTAAAACGTTCCGCGATTAATGTCTGCACGCTTAACGATATCGGTTACTGTGATTTTATTCCAATCTTTTTCCTTTATTAAATCTGCGAAAGCTTCTCTTATTAGCTTTCTTGAACGTATTGCACTTTTATATTCTGCTTTTTTATTCATAAATTATCTTTAGTGAGAAAGTGCATTATTCGTACCAAGCTCTCACTAAAGCTCACTTCCTTTCTTTTTATACTATTTTCTGTATATACCATATTAAGAATTCATCATATAAAAGCATTATGATGTAATTAACTCTCATCCTTTTTTAAGATTTTTACAGGTGCGTATCGTCCACATTTAGGGCATTTCACATAGAATTTAGTAAAAGATGTAAAGGAATTGAGTTCATTTCCGCCAATATCAAATACATTAAGACATTTTGTACGTTGAAAATTGTGTTCTTCCTTATACCTTAAATTACCCAGTACTAAAATTGGAACTCCAAAAGCAAAAAAAAGAAAACCTAAAGCAATAACTATTACATTCATTTAATAATTACCTCCATGTGATTTTAAAAATAAATTCACATTATTTCATCCTTACTTTATAAAAAATTACGAGTACTATTTACTTAATGCTTCTTATCTCATCTAAGTATTATACTTACTTTCTTATCCTCATATATCTCTGCTATTATCATTTACTATCCATACTATTAATCCTAAATATAACATAAAATCTCCTTAAATATCTATTAAAATCCAACAAAAATGTTTAAATTATATAATTTTAAACATAACCTCAAAAATTGATTATTGTTTGTTATATTCAAGATTATTATAATACATATATAATCAAAGTTCAACATATGTACTATTTTGATTTTAGTTATGATTTTGGTAAAGATAATGTTTTTGAAAGGGTTGATGAAATTGAATAAGTTGCTTAATAAAAGCTATTTATCAATTGTTTTTTGGGCACTGATTCTCACAGTTATTTTATTCACTATGCCAGACATGGGCAAGCTTGTAAGAGATAAAGGTCAGGTAACAATTGGTAAAGAATACTCATATTCTACTGCACAAAACATACTTAATAAACTAAATGATGTTAAAAGTAGTGACAAAGTGCTAGACGTAATAATGGTGTATCACAGCGATAAAAAACTTACGGACAGTGCTTTAAATGAAATAAAAGATAAGGTAACTAAATTAGAAAATAATAAAAACAAATATAACGTAAAAACAGTTCTCAATGTATTTACAAATAAAGATATTGAAGACCAGGTGATTTCTAAGGATAAAACCACATTGCTTGTGCCTATAAGTATAAAGCAAAAGGGTCGTACAACAGAAACTATTAGGAATGAAATCACAAAGGTTATGAAAACAGATAAGGTTACAAGCTATTCTACAGGTTCAGATTTTATTTCAGAAGATTTTTCAAAAACTATAGAGGCTGGAGTTAAAAAAACAGAGTTAATAACTATTTTTCTAATTATAGCTATACTAATTGCAGTTTTTAAATCACCAGTAACCCCATTTGCTACACTTGCAACTGTTGGTTTAAGCTATTTGACTTCTTTAGGTATTGTATTACAGCTAGTTGACAAATTTAATTTTTCTATATCAAATTTCACAAATGTATTTTTAGTACTAGTTTTATTTGGCATAGGAACGGACTATACCATGCTGCTTTTGACAAGATTTAAAGAAGAGCTTAATAACGGCTTAGATACAAATTCCGCAATAATTGTAACTTATAAAACAGCGGGAAAAACCGTAATTTTAAGTTCTCTTACAATACTTATTGGTTTTTCCTGCCTCATGGCCTCACAATTTAAAATATATCAATCAGCATCAGCCGTGGCGGTTGGCGTTGCAGTTTTAATAATTATGATTTTTACGTTTTTGCCTGCACTTATGAAGCTGTTTGGAATACATCTTTTTTGGTCACCTTTTAAATCGTCAGGACACTCAAGTAATAAAGCATGGGAAAAAGCAGCTACTATTTCAACAAAGTATCCATTTTTCGCTTTGATTCTTGTACTAGC
This DNA window, taken from Clostridium acetobutylicum ATCC 824, encodes the following:
- a CDS encoding TetR/AcrR family transcriptional regulator, which codes for MNKKAEYKSAIRSRKLIREAFADLIKEKDWNKITVTDIVKRADINRGTFYAHYQDVKAVSDQIGNEVIEKMLESLGEFNYKCFFQNPQPILLKVSNWLKEDFEFYKTLINSNGAEQFLERLKTIFVNYMEFDSDVPENIKNTPAFRIRVNFFAGGIINMFQVWFRGDLEYSIDELSKEVSNIISCASELFF